The sequence below is a genomic window from Pleurocapsa sp. PCC 7327.
CATTTAGCTCGTCAAGGATATTTCCAGGAGCAAAGAATTCCTAGCTACAGTGCTTTGTGTGCTGCTGTGATGGCAAGGCGAGTTAGAGCGAAATATCTTGTCAAAGCTGCGATCGCCCAAAATCGACTCTCACCCAAAATGCTTAATGACAAAAGCTATTTGGATCGCATAGAAATCCTACTTTATCGCACTTGTCGGCGAATTTAGTTCAGTTTTTGTCCTATCGCTTGAGATCGATTACTCACCTTTGATTATTCTCAAAGCCTTCTCTGCCATGTTGACTGGAGAAGAAAGTCTAGATTCAGTGGGGGAATTAACTGCTGCCTTGCTCGAAACTCCTGCATTTGAATTAGCCGCGAAGTCCCTTAAAGCCGATCCAGCCTGTGCTGCGCTCATCCGCGATCGCTATATTCCACCTGCTCACAATTTAGATGAGCTATTGCATTACCCTCAAGATTCGTTGGGATATATATACGCCTACACGATGAAGGATAAAGGGTTCGATCCCGATCTCTACTCTCATATGGCAGCAGATTCAGATGCAAGTTATGTTGAACTACGGTTGAGTCAAACCCATGACATTTGGCACATTATCGCGGGATTTGATACCTCCTGTGCGGGAGAGATTGGGTTGCAGGCATTCCATTTATCCCAATTTCCCTACCCCTTAGCAGCGATGTTGATTGCCAACAGCCTAATATCTAGTACACTCCTTGCGCCCAAAGAACTGCCAAAGTTAGTACAAGAAATCGATCGCGGTTTGCAAATGGGGAAGCAGGCGAAATCTCTATTTGCCCAAAAGTGGGAACAAGATTGGAAAAAGCCACTCATTCAGTGGCAGAGGGAATTAAACATCAGGAT
It includes:
- a CDS encoding Coq4 family protein is translated as MDYSPLIILKAFSAMLTGEESLDSVGELTAALLETPAFELAAKSLKADPACAALIRDRYIPPAHNLDELLHYPQDSLGYIYAYTMKDKGFDPDLYSHMAADSDASYVELRLSQTHDIWHIIAGFDTSCAGEIGLQAFHLSQFPYPLAAMLIANSLISSTLLAPKELPKLVQEIDRGLQMGKQAKSLFAQKWEQDWKKPLIQWQRELNIRISSAIAFNPKIGNSSSKSKKS